The sequence tgagctgctgcccagtggAGTGGACAGAGCTCCAGTATAAATGGGAAGGCTCCAGCAGAACTCGCCActggctccctcctgccctgcccgcaGCTGGCAGCATGAGGGGCACggtgctggcactgggctgcctggctctgctgctgctggcacagcacgGGCAGGGCGAAGGCAGCAAGGTGAGGCTCTGCGGGAGAGATTTCATCAGAGCCGTGGTGTTCACCTGCGGCGGCTCCCGCTGGAAAAGGGAGCTCAgcgagcagcaggagctgcggGGTGAGTACAGCCGCACGGCCAGGCTCCTCCCTGCCCGCTGCAGCCACACCCCGGGGCGTCCCAGGGCGTCCCAGGGGATCCCAGGAGGTCCCAGGGCATCCCAAGAGatcccagggtgtcccaggagATCCCAGGAGATCCCAGGACATCCCAAGAGATGCCAGGAGATCCCAGGGGGTCCCAGGGCATCCCAAGAGATCCCAGGGCGTCCCAGGAGATCCCAGGGCGTCCCAGGAGATCCCAAGAGATCTCAGGGCGTCTCAGAGGATCCCAGGACGTCCCAGGGCGTCCCAAGGCATCCCAAGGGGATCCCAGGACGTCCCAGGAGATCCCAGGGGATCCCAGGGCGTCCCAGGAGATCCCAGAGCGTCCCAGGGGGTCCTAGAGCGTCCCAGGAGATCCCAGGGCATCCCAAGAGATCCCAGGGCGTCCCAGGAGATCCCAGAGGATCCCAGGGCGTCCCAAGGGATCCCAGGGCGTCCTAGAGCGTCCCAGGAGatcccagggcatcccagggGATCCCAGGGGATCACTAAGCTGCAcatgccctgctcccctcaatCCCTGCAGCACACTCCGTGCTGGGAGGCAGCCaacaagcagctgcagctcccctccttccctctccttgcAGCTTCCTGGGCTATtctgctaaagaaaaataatttagctcacctgaggagcaggatgcaAGGCAAGGCTGCCACTGAAAATCTCTCTGCCACCACATTTCGAGGGGCAGTGACAAGTTTTGCTGAAGTTGGTGCAAGTGTCTTACTGCAGCCTTCACTTTCCCCACTAGAAACCAGAAACTTTATGAAATTTGTCATTGGAGCATCTTGAATATCTGCTCTGCAATTTAAtgcttttgtgtatttttatgcTTATTAGCAGATTTTTTGATATGAGAAAATTTTGATTTGACAGTCAGGAAATTCAACCATTACACGCCCAGCTGGAAATCTGTACTCTgacagattaaaataaatagagaaaaagagaaataggcatacagaaatagagaaaaaggaaaatagaaatagaaaaatagagaaatagagaaaaagaaaaatagaaatagagaaaaacagaaatagagaaaaagaaaataactgagGCAGATGACAGCAATAGAAGCTTTCTGCACTTCCCACATCTGCATTTCTGGAAAATTCTATTGTAGCAGCAGCtttaaacaaatacaaaagTGATATGGGCAACAACACCCAAAATCTGCTGAAGAACCTTGCTTCTAAATGAGAATCACTACACTCTCAGAGACTGCACAAGGCCCAGCTGTACTGAGTTGTTTCAACTGCAGCTGGATGACGATTTCTGTAGGAACACCCAGAATTTTGGGGCAGCTGATGCTTTAATGCAACACCTGCAGTTCAGGAACTCCCCCAGGTCCAGCTTAATGCTGGTCAAGAGCCTCTGACACAtcaaatcccagtttttcctgGAGAAGCAAATCTATCAAGGCAAGACTCCAAGCAACACAGGACACTCTTCAATACAAATCCCTGAACTACTGAGTTTCACCACACTGATCACAGACTGTTCCTCACAGTGATGAGCTGCCCACATCAGAGGGTAACACTCAGCTCCCTGCCTGTAGCTTGGTCTGTCTTTCTGGTAAAGATAAAAACCATTAATTACTCATTTTTCAACTTCTAACTTCTCATTTTCCCGTGACAGAGAGTGAGAACCTCCAGCATTTCCCACACGAGGACGAGGGTGACTCTGACTTCTCatcacagccagagctggggatcCACAGCAAAGAACCCCAGGAGGTCAAACCTGAGCAAGACttgcaaaacagcagcaaagcttCTGTGCTGAACAAACGTGAGGCAGCTGATCTGCTGGCCACATCCTGCTGCAAcgtgggctgcagcaggagagagatcagctccctgtgctgaaatgcagcagctcagggtggcacagctcccaggattAAAACAATCATGACATGACCCACAGCTCTTCCAGTTGTGCTCTTTAATTGTAGCTTTTGGGTGTTACATGTCACAGTGCACATCAGCAAGTGGCTTCAGGTTGTCTGCATTTCACAGTTTTTACAGTGGATTAAACTTTGAGTCATGAGCACATGAAGTGTTTCTTTAGCTTTGCATctgaaatgtaataaaataagcaatttGTGATGGGTTTGTTCTCTGAATCAGGGAAATCTAACAGCAGGAAATAGGGGCAGCAAAAGGTCTGGTTTCAGATTCAGAGCAAGGTCAGTGGGGAATAGCTGCACCAGGAGAGACTTGGGACCATCAGCACCAGCCCCAAAACCAGGCAGGCAAAACTCATGGTTTATTTCCTACTCCAGATGCTTCCAGCAATGTCCCCTGGAGGAGAACAGGGAAAACTCTACTTACAGggaatattctgaaaatattttccaggccaagtgctgagagcagcaatCAGCTGCAAAACTGTgtcagagaaaagagaaaaccacttcccagagaaaactCCTCATCCAAAGCAGGTGAGAGTACCTTGGTCCTTCACAGATCTTTTCTACAACAGAGACAGGAAGAGCTGGCTGAGTAttcacctctgctgctgttcaaCTCTGCTACCTCCCTATTCAAAATACACACTGTAGACATTTGCCACAGCAAACAGAAGGTGTTTTTGAACAAGTAGGAGGAAAATGTGTCACTCTTGGGCTCCCAGAGGcacctgcaggctctgctcaccCACTGCCCCACgtgtgccaccagcaccaccctgtacctgggcactgccagcgctctgacagcctgcagagaaaaacaaattaattcaaaaatCCACATAAGGTCAAAAATGGGGATGGATTTacagcaggggaagggggaagggcATTGAGCTGACaagagggcagggatggatgggatattgggaaggaattgtgccaggggaggccCTAGGAATTGTtcacagggtgcccagagaagctgtggctgtcacaTCCCTGAAgggtccaaggccaggctggaacagcctgggacagtttcaggtgtccctgccatgacAGGGGTGAGGCTGGctgagctttgaggtccctccccacccaaaccagtctgtaaATCTATTAATTAACTCCTAGATATCTGCACCCCCTCTGAGCAACCCTGACCAGCACCTCGACAGCCACCCCAGCCTTTATCTTACACTTTATGCAcattttgggggatatttgaGGCACAAGGCTGAATGTTCCACCTCAGTGATGTCCttggctgtccccagcctttACCTCCCACtttatgggaattttggggggatatcTGAGACATGAAGACAAATGACCCACCTCAGCCATATCCTTGGCTACCCCCAGCCTTTACCTCACACTTAATCAGCATTTTGGGGGATATTGGGGGCATGATGACAAGTGTCCCACCTGGGCAATGTCCTCAGCTACCTCTCGCCTTTACCTCACACTTTATCAgtattttggggggatatttgAAGTATGAGGACAAATGTGCCACCTCAGCGATGTCCCTGGCCACTCCCAGCCTTCACCTCACACTTTATGGTAATTTTTGGTAATATTTGAGTATGGTAATGGTAATATTTGAGGCATGAAGACAAATGACCCACCTCAGCCATATCCTTGGCCACCTCTATCCTTCACCTCACACTTCATCAGTATTTGGGGGATATTTGGAGCCCAGTGTCCCACCTGGGCGATGTCCCTGGCCACCCCTATCCTTCATCCCACACTTTATCATTATTTGGGGGATATTTTGAGCCCAGTGTCCCACCTGGGCGATGTCCCTGGCCACCCCTATCCTTTATCCCACACTTTATCAGTATTTGGGGGGTATCTGGAGCCCAGTGTCCCACCTGAGCGATGTCTCTGGCCGCCGGCACGGCCCGGGCTCCTCCCTCAGGATCGCCGCCACCGGGAAGCGCCCGCCAGGCCCTGCGGGCCCAGCTCGGCTTTATGGAGGAAAAACCCCAAGtgctgaggggtttttggaggGGCAATCGAGAGCTGCCCGAGCCGGGCTCACTGGAAGTGTGGCCGCTCTCCATCGCCCTCAGCTGCGGCGGGGAggcgggccgggagcggggcccgCCCGCCGGGCGCCAGACCCGCCTCCATCCCCTCACATTCCCGATCCGCCTCCATCCCCTCACATTCACATTCCCGATCCGCCTCCATCCCCTCACATTCCAGACCCGCCTCCATCCCCTCACATTCCCGATCCGCCTCCATCCCCTCACATTCCCGATCCGCCTCCATCCCCTCCGTATTCCCGCCTCCATCCCCTCACATTCCTGATCCCGCCTTCGTCCCCCTTCATTCCCGATCCCACTTCCATCCCCTGACATTCCCGATCCGCCTCCATCCCCTCAGTATTCCCGACCCGCCTCCATCCCCTCACATTCACATTCCCGATCCGCCTCCATCCCCTCACATTCCAGATCCGCCTCCATCCCCTCACATTCACATTCCAGATCCGCCTCCATCCCCTCCGTATTCCCGCCTCCATCCCCTCACATTCACATTCCCGATCCCGCCTTCGTCCCCCTTCATTCCCGATCCCACTTCCGTCCCCTGACATTCCCGATCCACCTCCGTCCCCTCACATTCCCGATCCGCCTCCATTGCATGACATTCCCGATCCGCCTCCATCCCCTCACACTCCCGGCCTCCATCCCTCCGTATTCCTGTTCCCGCCTCCATCCCCTCACATTCCCGATCCCGCCTTCGTCCCCTCAAATTCCCGATCCGCCTCCATCCCCTGACattccccctccatcccctcacGTACCCGATCCCGCCTCCATCCCTCCGTATTCCTGTTCCCGCCTCCATCCCCTCACATTCCCGCCTCCATCCCCTCACATTCCCGATCCCGCCTTCATCCCTTCTCATTCCCTATCCACCTTCATCCCCTCACATTCCCGCCTCCATTCCCCTCACATTCCCGCCTCCATTCCCCTCACATTCCCGACCCGCCTCGTCCTCCTTCATTCCCGATCCCGCCTCCATCCCTCACATTCCCgatccccctccatcccctccgTATTCCCGCCTCCATCCCCTCACATTCCCGatccccctccatccctccgTATTCCCGCCTCCATCCCCTCACATTCCCGATCCGCCTCCATCCCCTCACActccccctccatccctccgTATTCCTGttccctcctccatcccctcacaTTCCCGCCTCCATCCCCTCATATTCCCGATCCCGCCTTCATCCCTTCTCATTCCCTATCCACCTTCATCCCCTCACATTCCCGGTCTCCATCCCTCCGTATTCCTGTTCCCcgcctccatccctccctgttCCCGTTCCCCACTTCCACCCTCCACATTCCCGGCCTCCATCCCTCCGTACTCCCGGCTCCATTCCCCTTCATTCCTGGCCTCCATCCCTTCAGATTCCTGTTCCCTACCTCCATCATTCCGCATTCCCACTCCCACCTCCATCCCCCCTCATTCCCAGTCTCCATCCCCCCACATTCCCGTTCCccacctccatccctccatATCCCTGCGCCTTCCACAGGTCCCCACGTTCCCCACGGGtcccccactgcagctccatccatcccctcatCCCTGTGGATCCTCAACCTGTCCCCGTGCTGGGACACTGCACAtcaccccagcagcagtgatggtTTTTGGGACAGGGACCCTTTTTTGACCCATTTTTGGGCCAGATTTCCATCCCTCTGTGGAAGCAAAACCcgctcaggaaaagaaatgtttaacccttttttttgtttattttcaaggaaaaaaaataataataataatcacaTTTAAATTGCAACTCAGTTGGGTATTTCATGTGGTTCTTATGTATAGAATGAATAAACTTTGTTCTGAGGTGGGGGTTTCTTTGTCACAACGCTCTGCATGGTAAATAATTGCATATTTGAGAGTCGGTGAAATGGGTGACggggaggatggaggagagaCATTTATAAAAAACAGTATTTACAAAAATGATATCCACATAGTCGTACTCTAATCTATAAGGCaagtaacatttaaaatatgttgtttCATGATTATCTTCAACAAGTCAATACAACACATTCATATTACCAGTGGTCAAATACAAAGCTTCGCTGCAGTAGTCCCTGTGCAACAAACCTGTACGTCTTTTataggtttttaatttttatttttttttctctgagaacaGTAGGAAAGCAGCAAAGTTTTCATCACAGACTAAGCAGTACCTAGGCCATCGTAGACTAAAGGTATAATATATCTCATTGCACGTTCAGGCAGAAAAGGCCAGCCAGTCTTTAACTTATTTAacttaaatcttaaaaatagaCCTGTGTATCTTCATccacaaatatttataaacattttgTACACGAGGGAGTTCCAGGTGGTACCTGGGGATATTGGATTCACTGCTGGGGTGTCACATcctcccaccagccctggcacatcCCAACTCAATTCCTGGCTCCACACATCCCTGATTGTTTTTATGGTGATTTCACCCACCTCAGGATGTGAAAAACCCCTTCCTGCATGGGTGAGGAATTGGGACAGCACATTCCCAGACCACCTGGATTTCTAATGGATGGACAAAATATCCTAAAGGGATCTGCTGCTCCACCACACAAACCTTTGAAAAGCATCCCCACCATCAATCTGTGGTTCCAAAAATCACTGCCAGCAGCATCATCCCTCCTAAAGGGACAAGggaagccaggcaggagcagggcacaaaTCTTCTCCTTGCCTtgcagggaaagaagaaattaaattaaaatcctgACTGGAATAATCCTGATTATCACAAAACCTCCCTGGTTCTACACGGATTCATTTCCTTGGGAAATTGTGAggtaaagaaaagcagaagaattcTGGCTATGAAATGGAATCTTTGAGATGGTGTTTTCTAACCAGGGAAGTACAGTAAGATTTGTTACATATTTTGGTCAAAATTAGGGGGTTTAACCaacatatttttacataaaaacaacaaaagtgtaaggaaaaaaaagaaagtctgaCTCTCTCTTaggtaaatttaaaatgtgtcaCCTTTTCAGTGCACTCCAgccatttaaaaatgcttctgctGGAAGAAAGAGGTgatgactcttttttttttttaatatttgatttttgaTGTTCCTGCTGGAGGAattttggagagcagcagggggGCTGTACCTTCCCTTCCCCACTCTGCCTGGCTAAAAAGGGACAACACTCCAACAGAAACTTCCAGGCTTTTCCCACttatgatttaaaaattaatagataAAACCTGAAAGGGCAGAGTGAAAATGAATTTCACTGAAATACTGAGTGACAGCAAAACCAAGAAGATTTAAACAGGGCAGTGATATTTAAGAATAAATGCAGCCACCAAACAAAAAGCTCATTATTTGGTGGTTTTCCCTGCTATTGAGAAATTTCAGAGCTATTAAAAAATGTTGTTAAAGTAGAAAACTCTGCAAGGTCTCCtgtgaggagcaccaggagctggctgAGAATTGTGActgcagcaaagagcagaaatgtgGCAGGAAAATgatttcctgctcctgccatgtAAGATTCCAGAATTGTCCTTGGGGaaaatctctgctctgccagcaggaccTTGACCCTGCAGGTGTGAGCTGCCAAATTCCCAGGGGAAAATTCCCTTTAGACAGAGTCTAAAGGGAAAGGTCTGTGGAAGGAACAGAGCTAAAGCCTTTCTGTGCATTCACCCATATTTTTATGATTGAAAATGATGtgatttgatttctttttcctgctgtttacTCAGATGgatcctggtgctgctgagctcagggctgagccccctctccagcctcacaCTTGGAAAAATCTGAGGAAaatcctgcagggctggagccaggctgggagaggagaaggatccagggagagctcagagcccctggcagggcctggagggatccaggagagctggagaggggctggggacaagggatggggggacaggacacagggaatgcattcccagagggcagggatggatgggatattgggaactgggaattcctggctggaatagaattcccagagcagctgtggctgcccctggatccctggaattgtccaggctggatgggcttggagcatccctgggacagtgggagtgtccctgccatggcaggggtggaacaggatgatttttaaaatcccttcccacccaaagcaGTCTGGGATGAAACCAAAAccatttcccctccctgctgcctcagtgGGCAGCCAACCCCAAACAGACAAATTCCCTGAAATCCCACATTTCCCTACCTAAAAGCCACAGAAGAGTGaaacctgcagagctgggatgccCTGAACACTACAGGTCCCTCTCTGGAGCCAGGTGCTCTCACCAAACTCCCAACAAACCCAAATTCCCTGGGGTACTCAGGAAACACTGTGCCAAAAATTAGCAAGAACAGCACGAAAAAAACCTGTCCCAGGTCTCTTCTCCTGGTCCCAGGGTCACAGGGTTGGTGTCACCTGTGGGGTGACACATCCCACATGTCCCAAAAACAGGACAAAATGTCCCAGACTGTTCCCATGTCTCTCCCCAGGCCATGAGGGCTGCATCCCAAAAAAGTGACCTCTGTTTTGTTCACCAGCTCACACAGGATGAGCTTGGGAGCTTTGGGTTAtgggtttttctgtttaaaaagcaCTCAAAAACCCAATGCTAATGTAAACACCTTTGTCTTTCAAATGAAATATAAAGTAAAATCTCTATGTTCTGGTAATATTTACAttataaatccattttttttttttccaggtctATGCAGTAGTTCTCTTTTGGAAGGATGGGTTTGGAACAGTTGTACACACCATAAACCTGATTCTTAGGGTCTGCTCTGTATTTCTGTGTCAGGAAGGGGCGAGCTCCTCACTTTATACAAATTTCCAGTTCAGGGGGGAAATCATGGAGTGGAACACTGCACTCCCAAAATCTGTGAGGATgtgggaagctgcagcagtgattgtgcttttccttccctgctgctgccttttagCTCACCCACAGCTCACCCCCTATCCCAGCCTGGGAGCCACCCCACCCCTGAAATATCCCCacaattccttcttttctttgaaGACGGGCACAGATCTCTGTTCTCCTGCACCAAGCACTTCCCAACACGCCCAGGCTGTTTTCCAATGCAAATGCACCACCCTAATCCTGGCAGCACTTGTAAAACCCACATTTTTCCCACCtcccacatcccaaaatcccagcaccGCCCAGTgaatgctgctgtgctcctcctcAGTGCATCTGCGTTTCCTTTCACAAAGATTCCTTCATTTTTCACTCCCAATATTCCCGAATTCTCCTGTTCAACGAGCTCAGCCTGGCACTGTGGGTGCCACCAACgctctggtggcactgccaggagcaggatgaggcTGAGACCCAGGGGAATGAGCAGCACACAGTGGGAAAACACAGAGGGATAAGATTCTGTCCCACTCCCCAGTTTATCACTTCCATGTgttttcccatccctgctgctcccaatGCTCCTGCCCTGACTGCTCAACACCCCccgtgctgctcctgctccctggggaattctgcttttccacacACATTTAGCCTGAGTGCTAAAACAGAGAAGCAGGTGTGGCTGCAATTCCTTAAAGCCTTTTTTAAACCCGTAGAGCTTCCaaaaatgggggggggggggaaggcagaaaaaaagccagcaaaGCAAcataaaagcaagcaaacatctggaaaaaacTCACCCTTGAAcccaaaatgacattttgtgCCGTGGTGAGCTCAGAGTGACCACCCAGCCTCTTTGCTGCCCATTCCTCACCTGAATCCCTGCAAAAACACGGGcaaggggcagggaagggctgctggggctccagcagctgttAGAGAACAAGGAGCTGGACATTTGGAGTAAATACTCCTTGAAGAAGTGAGATTTTCTTCCTGGGACAGCATCCTAGGAACCTCCAGCTTTCCAGCAATATTTTCCTGGAGTTAAACCAGCTAAACCTGGTTTGAGCTTTTAATTGATTGCTGTGAGACGTACTGAGGactgaaggaaaattaaatcagCCTGTGGGCTCTACTGAACTGTCTTTTGCTGAGGCACCCCCTCCAGAACAGCTACCAGAATCGTATTTAAATTGTATATATTGACAAAATGCAATCTACCTCTGTAAGCATTGTGCCATTCAACAGTACTACTATTAGATTTATATACCACAGTTGAAATTACATCCATTTCATGAATGGTAGAATGCTAAAACTCAAGAGTCTAACTGCCAAAATACAGCCTTACTGGAATGAGTACAATTTACAAATacaataattacattttaaaaccattaaCAATGTTACATCTAGAAGTAAATACTGGAGGACTGGTCAAGACGgtgttttccaaggaaaaaaaaaaaaatgctgaaagttGTCAACACTTCCAACAGAAATGTCCCAAGTGCAGGATTTAGTTCATTTTCCTTAAACTGTAATTAAAACCCGTTCCACACACAGCAGTCCTTGGGTATTTTCCATAGACTTGCAGGAGCTTCCATCAGTTATCTGCCAAATATTTACCTAGAAACAGGATCAGAAATCAGCTGGGGGGAGGGAGCTGCCCTGATTCCCAGGAGGTTTTGCCCAActccaccagccctgcagcccatgggaagaTCTGTGTCCTTCAGCAGTGAGCATGAGGAAAAATCCACGAGGAAAAATCCTCGTTGTTCTTATTCTCTGCAGGAATGAGCACGAGGAAAAATCCACAAGGAAAAATCCACAAGGAAAAATCCTTATTATTCTTTGCAGCAACgaacatgaggaaaaaatccACGAGGAAAAATCCTCGAGGAAAaaatccaagaggaaaaaaatcctcgtttttctctgcaggaataaacacaaggaaaaatcCTCATGATTCTTTGCAGCAatgaacatgaggaaaaaatccaagaggaaaaaaaaacacgAGCAAAAATCCACGAGCAAAAATCCTCATTCTCTGCAGCAATGAGCATGAGGAAAAATCCACAAGGAAAAACCCTCATTCTTTGCAG is a genomic window of Oenanthe melanoleuca isolate GR-GAL-2019-014 chromosome 8, OMel1.0, whole genome shotgun sequence containing:
- the INSL5 gene encoding insulin-like peptide INSL5 — translated: MRGTVLALGCLALLLLAQHGQGEGSKVRLCGRDFIRAVVFTCGGSRWKRELSEQQELRESENLQHFPHEDEGDSDFSSQPELGIHSKEPQEVKPEQDLQNSSKASVLNKREAADLLATSCCNVGCSRREISSLC